AGTAACACAAGATCCTTTACTGAAAACAGACAAGACTATTGCACTTGCAGTGACTAGCTTCAATATACGATATTAGGACCTGTGAGCATCACTTCACATCCCTCATCTCTAATGATGTGAAGCTTCACATGTCCCTTCACAAACTCAAAAACAACGGTGTTCCCTTTCTTAATCTGGTTCGCCTTGCAACAATCACACCAGCCTTTGTTCATAAGTGTACGACCATCTTCCATGGGGGTCACTGTAACAGGCCATGATCTGTTGCTTGGATCCCGAAGCTCTATAGTCCGCTTGCTCATGAGATCTTTAGCCCTGGCTATTATTATAGGAATGTTCTACAATTGGAACATATTTGATATCAGGGGACGAAATATAAGAAATAAATTAACCTTGTAGAtgacaaaagaacaaaaaagggaaagaaaactCTGCTGACAAGTGAAGAACTCTAAAGAACAACTTCTGATTCACAAGTGATGGAACTTTTATTTTCACTGAAATTACTGAAAATTCTTATACTCACGTACACATTCCATTCAAAAGACAAGAATTACTATTTTTCAGTCATAACAGGGAAAAGACTTTTAGAAGCATTATTAGCTTTTTCATTGCGTATTATCACTTATTACTTACCAGCTgattgataaagtaatttggggttgACATACAAAACCAATTGGCTATGGATGGAGTggtccaaacccttataaactcataggcaaggtcccatttttcccatgtgggatgtatatattctcaacatgcccCCGCacatgtggcgaattttcaagccatacacgtggacaactttgggtgacgtggagcccgtgtggccatgaggcatgcacacgtgggtaacctgctctgatatataccatgataaagtaatttggggttgacatccaaaaccaattggctatGGATGGAGTggtccaaacccttataaactcataggcaaggtcccatttttcccatgtgggatgtatatattctcaacaatgaTACAGTCTGTGAGTCTCCATAGTTCTCTTAAAGCAAAGATGCTCTGATTTGAACTCAATGATTCTGAGTCTTGTCTCCCCAGGCATGACATAATCCCCTATACAGTCCCAAATTAAAACACAATTTCAGAAGAATGTAAATTACTTGGCAGATAAGAGAAAAACTTGATTTTCTGGTCTTGTATACAAGTAAAGCAAACTAGAACTTACTCATTTGACCAACAAAACAGTCAgtacttctctttctcttggcttctTCCATGTCCATTAATTCACATGCACTTTTATCATAGATTGTCACACTGAACAATGAATTGCCATCATAATTGAAAACCAGAAAGTCTCCTTCCTCCAAATAGTTATCCTTCACAAATTTCTTCCAGCCTTTATGGAAGAATAGATCATTGTTTTTCTCTTCCAATTTTACGTCCCAGCATTTTCCATTAGGGCCTCGAAGTTTGCATAGTGCTGGTCCATTGAAGTCGTTGACAAAAGCTGTTGgcattttctacaaaatataaTTGCTTCTCAGAAAACATCAATGTTTTTAGAGCCAATCAAAAATTCTTACATCAGCAAGAATATCATTTGTTTTACAAGTTTAGAACACGACAATTTGGTCATGGAAATAATTCATGCCAAGTCAATGACAATTTGATTATTGACTCATTGAGCAAATTAGGTGAGATCATGTTAGAAATGCCTCTTTTCCCTGAGCTTTTTTATGTCACTACGATTCCATAATCAGTCATAATGTTGATGAATAACACTACTTCAGCTAAGACAGTTGCTATCTACTATATTAGAAAGATATGGACTCATGATTCAGTGTCAAACATTAAATATAATAGATATTGATGAAAATCATACACTTGACATGGATTACACTAGAAAGATATGGATTTGTGAATATCTAatacattaaattaaatttgAGGAGAACTATACACTCAATTTCGGAAATATCTTGAAAACCGAAAAAAGGAGGTCAAGATGTTACCAGTTTCTCAGAGAAATCAACAAGAAGGACCTGGAAAAAGGCGGGCCCTGGTGCTGAACGAGCCATTTGAAGATGGTACCTGCAGCTATTTTGGATTTAGTTTATAGTCTCAAGATTTCTgtcccagatttttttttttttttgtaaacagTTGCTTCATATACTAATGCTAATTAATTCAAAACTTTCAGCTTTGGGTAAAAACAGctacaaaatgaaaagaaggagaaactGATATGCTCATAGAATCGTATCTTTATACAAGTGTGATTACAAGTTGTTCCTACAAGTCGGGAATCTATTTACTATCCAAAATACATATAAGGAAGGCTACAGCTAAATGATAAATCAATCTGCAATAATATGGGAGATATGGCTGATTACTTTCCTTACACTCCCCCTTaagttggagagtggatgtCTTGCACTcccaacttgcgaatcataGGAACAAAGATATCTATCCCCAAAGGTTTAGTAAGAACATCGGCAAGCTGATAAGCTGATTTCACATACCTTGTGGTCACAGTACCATCTAGAATTTTGTCCCTAATGTAGTGGCAATCCATCTCGATATGCCTAGTTCGCTCATGGAATACAGGGTTGGCAGCAATGTGCAGTGCAGCCTTGTTATCACAAAATAGTAGAGCCGGTTCACGGAGGGAGAAACTGAGATCTCTGAGCAGATAACGTAGCCAAGTTAGCTCACAACATGTTCCTGTCATAGCACGATATTCCGCCTCTGCTAAAGACAAAGATAATGTCTTTTGACGTtttgacctccaagaaattaagGAAGGTCCAAGAAAAACAAAGTATCCAGTGGTAGACCTTCTAGTGACAGGGCATCCCGCCCAATCAGAGTCACAATAAGCCCTCAATTTTAGATCATTGGTGGAAGAGAAAAACACACCTTGTCCAGGAGCACCTTTTAGATAGCGTACTACTCTCAGAGCTGCCTCCCAATGCATTTTTCTAGGTTGGTTCATGAATCTGTTAAGAACATGAACTGCATAAGTGATGTCAGGGCGTGAAACAGTGAGATATATAAGTCTCCCAATTAACCTTCTGTACTGTCCAGGGTCTTTGAGCAAATCACTGTGATCAGATAACTTTAGACCTTTTTCCATGGGAGTATCCACAGGTGCAGCTCCTAGTAAACCTGTATCTTCAATAATCTCTAGTGCATACTTACGTTGACATATAAAAAACCCCCGTCTGGAAGTCGAAACTTCAATACCAAGAAAGTATTTTAAGTCTCCAAGATCTTTGAGACGAAATTGACTATGTAAGAAAGCTTTAAGTGCAGCAATAGTCTCCAAATAATTTCCAGTAATCAATATGTCATCAACGTAAATCAAAAGTGCAGTGAATGAATTCCCATGTTTTCTAGTGAATAATGAATAATCAGCTTTAGATTGGACGTACCTAGCTGATCGTACAGCATCAGAAAACTTCTCAAACCACTGCCTTGAAGCCTATTTCAAACCATATAAGGACTTATGTAATCGGCATACCAGATTCTCCTCCACCTGTCGTCGAAGACCAGGCGAAGGAGACATGTAAATTTCCTCAGACAAATCTCCATGGAGGAATGCATTATTCACATCCAATTGATGCAATGGCCAACCACGAGCTGCAGCCAAAGCCAACAAACATCGAACAGTAATGATTTTGGCAGTAGGAGAAAACGTTTTGTGATAATCGACCCCCTCCAACTGAGTAAAACCTTTAGCAAccaggcgggctttatatcatTCCACAGAACCATCAGCCTTGTGTTTCACCTTATAAACCCATCGACAACCAATAGGGACCTTACCGGCCTGAAGAGGAGTCAGTGTCCAAGTTCTATTGGCTTGAAGAGCCTGTAATTCGGAAAGCATAGCAGCTTGCCATTCAGGATGACCAGCAGCCTCAGAATAGGTGCGGGGCTCGGGAACGTGGCTGAGCATGGCTGTGAAAGCGAGGTGCTGCGGCAAATACCGATGATAGGAAACATAATTGGCCAAGGGATAGCGGGTACCTTTGGTTGGACCAGGCAACAAAGAAGACGATTGGGCCGAGGGAACGATGGAGCAGACATGGTAGGTGAGGCGGTTTGGGGGACGTGTCAAGTGGTCGGAGCGATGGAGGGGAGCCGGATTGGGATTGGGCATGGGTGCTGGATCGGGTATGGGTTCGGGAGCTGGTGGGGGGTCGGGTATATGGTCAGGAATGGGCACGGCAGGCATGGGGAGAGGGGAAGGAAGTGGCGGGAGTAGCGACGGCGGCACTGAGGTAGAGACCGACGccggaggagaaggagaaacAGGCAAAGGAGAGTGGGATGGACCGAGAAGGACGGAGTCGGGGACAGGAGGTTTTGTCAAACGACGACGAGAATAAGTATGGAGAGAGGGCAGTGGAGGCGGTGGGGACGGCGAAGAAATAGGGGACTAGGAGATGCAAATGGAGAGAAGGGAAAGTCAAAGTCAGAGGATGAAGTGAATGGGTCAGGGAGCAAGGGAACAGTGGAGCCCAGTTGGTGGCCTAATGATGAGACCACAGAACTGGGCAGAGTGGAATAGGGGAAAATATGCTCATGAAATTTGACGTCGCGGCTAGTAAAGACCCGCTTGCGGGATAAATCAAACAACTTGTAAGTCTTTTGAACGATGGGATACCCGATGAAAATGGACTGAATGGCACGTTGATCGAATTTATGAGCGGGATTAACGTTAGTAGCGTAAGCTAAACAGCCAAAAACACGTAGGTGGGAGAAAGAAGGAGGTTTTGAATAAAGAAGTTCGAAGGAAGTTTTGAAAGATAGAATGGGAGAAGGTAAGCGGTTGATGATGTGGACTGTGGTAAGAGCACACTCCCCCAAAATTGAGAAGGGAGGTGTGCTTGAAATTTGAGGGCACGAGCCACTTGAATAATGTGTTGATGTTTACATTCCACAACCCATTTTGTTGGGGCGTGTAAACGCAAGAATGTTGGAAAACGACACCATTATCATTAAAAAAGATCGAAGGGATAAGAATTCGCTACCATTATCACTACAGAAAGTTTTAATGCGAGAATCAAATTGAGTGATAGCATAGCTAAAAAATTGTTTAATGAGTGATTGGACTTCAGCTTTATGGCGCATTAAAAAGATCCAAGTAAAACGTTTATAGTCATCAACAATGGTAAGAAAATAATGAGCACCAGAAATAGAAGGAAATCGATATTGACCCCAAATATCGCAATGAATAATATCAAATGGTTTGACGGAAGATATGGTACTAATACTAAAAGGTAGATGACTCTGCTTGGCCAAAGGACATATATGGCAAGCATTATTATTGGACGGAAAGGAAACAAGCAAAAAATTCTTAGCAATGAAACCTAAACAAGAGGATGACACATGCCTTAAGCGGTTGTGCCATAAATTGCTGGAGGTGATGGTAAGGTGACAGGCTGGGAGTGTGATGGAAAAAGAAGGACTGGTTTTAGACTTCTCCATCGCTAAGGCCATCAAATAATATAATCCATTGCGTTGTTCACCCAAATCAATCGTCCTCCTCGTAGCCAGATCCTGCAAAATAAACCAATATAGATAGAAGGTCACTGAACAATTTAATCCTCTCGTCAATCGGCTAACCGACAATAAATCGACTTTGAATTTAGGCACAGATAACACATCATGAAGATAAAACATGGTACTGAGAGGTAATGATCCTTTAGCAGCAATATTAATTTTATCTCCGCTAGGCAATAGAACATGTGGTAATGagcaattattatttttgtgtaATAATTGCGTAGATGAAGTAATGTGATCAGTCGCACCGCTGTCAAGGATCCAATTGCGGGAACGACCTTAGACAAACCTGGTTTTGTGACGGCGTCTGCTTTGGAACTTGCGCTGGTATTGGAATTGGGCTGCAAAGTCTGATTTCTAAGAACAGTCAAAAACTGTTTAAATTGGGCCGCAGTGAGTGTCACAGTTGGCCCACCACCATCTTCAACAGTCATGCAGACTTGGTTTGCCGAAGGAGCTACTCTTGGTTGCTTCGAAAAACCTGTGCCTTGCCTCGCTTTGGGGTGACCTGGGGGATACCCAATCAGTTGATAACAAGTCTATACCCAATGTCCTGGATCTCCACAATAGGTACAATGAGGTCTACCCTTGCCGGAGCCTTGTCGTCGTTCAGTATCAAGAGGGAGTCCTTCTTGGGACGCAAAATTGCATTCTGGATGCTGGATATGCCGATCAGTCTTCTCAAAGCGTCCACTTCATCTTGAATTGAAACTGGGTCTGCCAGGATTGCACACTGCCATTGCAGCGCTTGAAGATGATTCTGCTGCCAGATGAGAGGCGCCAAGTGAACGTTGTTTCTCGTCCTGAGAGACAGCTGCATATGCCTAACCGACTGTTGGCAAATGACTCATCAGAAGAATCTGTCCACGTACAATACTGTAAGTATCATTCAGCCCCATGAGAAATTGCATAAGTCTTTGTTGTTCTGCCTGTGCTCCTTGAGATATCTCAGAATAGGAAGCTAATTCATCCCATAAGCCTTTCAATTTTGTATAATAAGCTGAAACTGACAATTGATCTTGTCGGAAACAAGCGATTTCTCGCTAAATTTCAAAAATGCGTGGAGCATTACCTTGGGAGAATCGTTCACGAAGATCTTCCCATACTTCGTGTGCAGTAGGATAGTAGATAACATTGTCGGTGATTTCTGAATCAACAATGTTGATGATCAATGAACCATATCATTACAACGCGACCAAGTCGCATAGCCTTCTGGGTCTGTCTCTTCTGAGGGAGCCTTTATTGTGCCATTCACAAAACCAAGCTTGTTCTTAGAATTCAAAGCTAGAGTCATAGCCCTTTTCCATCCCGCATAATTGTCTCCATTCAGGGGCTTAGAGATTAGGACTAGACCTGGATGATCTGAATGATGAGTGAAAAAGGGATTCGAGAGGTCAGATTTTGACATCTCAGATGTAGGAGGATTGGAGGAATCGGCTTTTGATTTGCTGTGATCCTTGGGTGATGGTGAGAGGACATCATCGTTGCCCATGTTGGCTGGAACGATGAGAGAATGGAGGTTAGGCTACACGAGAGGTTAGAGTGTAGCAGATGAGAAGAGTCGGGATCAaatcctgctctgataccatgaaaagaaggagaaactGATATGCTGAAGTGATAATTTCATTAACATAGACtcgtatcttttttttttttttgaaaggggtttggaacccaaccTAACTGGAAGGCTCAGCCCCACTCCCGGTtctatttattatattaatagtagaattttgcaacgggggggacataaaacctaaaCCCCGTGCTACATTAGCAACATTACAAATATCCTCATAGggtacatcctgaataataccAGGAGTCTCCTCTAACCATACATCATCAAGTCCTACAacactagcaaggtgtgcaagCCTATGTGCatcaccatttgcttcacggtagaatcttttctttttttttttttttttttttttttttttgaaaggggtttggaacccagccaagctgggaggctcagccccacgcctgacttattatattaataatATTAGTGTGCACagagggggacataaaaccttgaCCTCGAGCACCAGTACATAAATCctcgtagagaacatcctggATAATCACAGGAGCCTCCTCTAACCAAATATCATCAAGATAATTAAGACTAGCAAGGTGAGCCAATCTATGggctacaccatttgcttcacggggAATATGTCTAATCTGAATACAGCGAAAAGTtgtcaaatatgacttacaatcaTCGATAATACGCCCTATGTCAGATAGATCATCCCCACTTTGTTGTAGCGCAGCCACCACAAGTGAGCAATCACTCTCAAGATCAAAAGTGTCCCAATCGTGGTGAAAAGCCAAAAGAGCTCCGGCTCGACAAGCCTCTGCCTCCATATGGTCAGCAGAGAGAACATGAGGGAAATAGCGTGCCATAGCTACAATACAAGTACCAACCTCGTCTCTGACAACAACTCCAATTCCACCATCTCCAAATTCCGGCCTGAAACTACCATCTACATTCACCTTGAGGCGCCCAGGTGGGGGCAGCTGCCATTTAGCCTTGactcttgtcttcttcttcaatcccaCCACATGAAGCTTCTTATAATCAGTTAAAAATTGAGAAGCCCATTGTGATACGTTGCATGCATTAAAGCATGCTGACTTCCAAACACAATTGTTCCTCTCCATCCAGATTACCCAAAGGTAAATGAAGAAAGCCTCACGTAGATCGCCATGCAAAACATCCAAAACATTGAGCACCCATTCTTCCAAATTTCTTCCAGGAACATGTTTCACAGTCAAACCCACTGAGCTAATAAGCCAAAGGTCCCCAGTGACATCACAATCTCTAAATAAGTGAATACCATCCTCTATTGCATTAGCACAAAACGCACATTTCATATTGGGGAGGGCAACACGCCTAGCAAGAGAGACCTTAGTGGGCAAAATACCTTTTACAACGCGCCAAATAAAAGAACGTACCTTAGGTGGAATGCAAGCATGCCAAATACCCTTCCAATATGATCTATGGACTCCAAACGAGCCATTAGAGCTAGATGCCCTAGATTCACGTTCAGCAGCTGTACGCGCTACATGGTACCCACTACGAACAGTGTAGCAGCCCATCCTATCATAGTGCCAAATAAGTCTATCCTTCGACTCACGCACACTAAGAGGGATCCGCCCAATGACCTCAACGTCTGATGGGGAAAAGAGAGACTTAAGTAAATCCATATCCCACTCGTGCATATCCAGGTCCAAAAGGTCAGCAACACATAAGTCACCCAAGCCTTCAGGGGGTCTAGTGAACGGTCGAAAACTATATGGGAGAGGTACCCACGGGTCAGACCATACTGCAATATTCCTTCCATCCCCCACTTGGTAGCGCAACCCTAGCTTCAATAGCTCCCTTCCATGAATTATACTCCGCCAAGCATAGGAAGAGCCATTCGGAACCTTCGCATCTAAGAAACCACAATTTGGAAAGTATTTAGCTTTAAAGAGACAAGCAATTAGAGAAATAGGATTCTGTAATAGACGCCAACCCTGCTTTGCAAGTAAAGCTTGATTGAAGAGTACCATATTGCGAAACCCTAAACCTCCCTCTTCTTTAGATACACAAAGCTTCTCCCATGCAAGCCAATGAATCTTCTTTTCATCCAATTTATcccccaccaaaatttggccATTAGACTATGCATCTCCATACACAAGTGTTTTGGGAGCTCAAAGCAGCTCATGATGTAGGTAGGAATAGATTGAGCAACAGCCTTAATCATGATTTCCTTACCGGCAATACTCAAAGTCTTCTCTCTCCATCCGCTCATCCGCTTCCTAATCTTCTCCGTTAAAAAAACAAACGCCTCAGTCTTTGAATAGCTAATTTCAATAGGTAAGCCCAGGTACTTGTCGTGCTTGTCAACTCGCAAGACACCCATGATTGCAGCGAGTTCGTCTTGCTTGTCTCGCCCAACATTCTTGCTAAAAGCCACGGAGCTTTTCTGATAATTGATCATCTGACCTGAAGCCTCTTCATACCGCTTGAATATATCTTTCAAGACAAAGCACTCTTCTGGTTCTgatttgaagaaaataaatgaatCATCAGCGAAGAAAAGGTGTGATATGGAAGGTGCACCTGGACAAATTCGGATACCATGAAGTTGACCCGACTCCTCTGCATTCAATACCAACCTGGACAAGGCCTCCGCACAGAATAAGAAAAGATATGGTGAAATAGAATCCCCTTGCCGTAGGCCTCTAGAGGGCACCACCTTACCTCTGGGTAAGCCGTTGACGATAAAGGAGTAAGACACTGTAGATACACACCTCATTACCCAATTGACCCAGATAGGGCTGAACCCCAGTTGTAACAATACCGCCTTCAAAAAACTCCA
This portion of the Rosa chinensis cultivar Old Blush chromosome 1, RchiOBHm-V2, whole genome shotgun sequence genome encodes:
- the LOC112168687 gene encoding B3 domain-containing protein LOC_Os12g40080 gives rise to the protein MPTAFVNDFNGPALCKLRGPNGKCWDVKLEEKNNDLFFHKGWKKFVKDNYLEEGDFLVFNYDGNSLFSVTIYDKSACELMDMEEAKRKRSTDCFNIPIIIARAKDLMSKRTIELRDPSNRSWPVTVTPMEDGRTLMNKGWCDCCKANQIKKGNTVVFEFVKGHVKLHIIRDEGCEVMLTGPNIVY